The genomic DNA AATGATATAGTTGAAGACATACTTTATCTATCAAAGATGGAATCAGGATACTCAAAGCTTGAAACTTCACCCTTTCCAATTATCAATATAATAAATAATGTGATAGATAAGCTTTCATTCTTTACCTCAAACAAAGGTATAGATATTATATTAGAAATTGATAATAAAGAGACTTTAATTAATGGCGACAAAGAAAAAATCCATCAAGTATTTTATAATATTATAAATAATGCTATTAATCACTCCTATGAAAATGGAAAGGTCACTATTAAAATCAATAATTCAAATAATATCACCAGAGTTGATATTATTGATAATGGCAAGGGAATTCCTAAAGAGGATTTACCCTATATCTGGGATAGATTTTATAAGGTAGATAAGTCAAGAAAAAGAGATGATAGTGGGACTGGTCTTGGAATGTCAATAGTAAAAAATATTTTAGATGCCCATAATTTCAAGTATGGAATTGAAAGTGAAATAGATAGGGGAACTACAGTGTGGTTTGAGATTAGGGGTGTATCAGAATGACGAATTTCTTCGTTATTTAAAATTTCACCGACTTGGCACGTACATCAGTACTATCCAAACCGATGAAATTTCAGAACCTCGAACTTCATTCATTCTGAAACACCCAGATGCTGACTCAAGGGATTGTCTTTTGAGACATCCCCTATTCATATACCTCCCCATCTCTCACATTTATAATCCGACCAGCTCTTTTAGCTATATCTAAATCATGGGTTATCATTACAATAGTATTGCCCCTTTTATTTAATTCTACAAATAGATCAAGTATCTCCTCCCCAGTCTTAGAATCCAATGCCCCCGTTGGTTCATCGGCAAGTAGTATATTTGGTTCACCAACTAACGCCCTAGCAATCGACACTCTTTGCTGTTGTCCTCCAGATAGCTCAAAGGGCTTATGATCTGTTCTATCTCCAAGACCTACACTATCTAGTACTTCCCTTGCCCTTTGATGGGCTTCAATTTTATCAATTCCTCTTAATAGCAAAGGAAATGCTACATTATGCTCAGCGGTATATTTGGATAAAAGGTTAAATTTTTGAAATATAAATCCTATTTCTCTATTCCTTATGTGGGCCAACTCATCGTCATTTTTTGCCTTAATATCCTGTCCAGATAGAACATATTTTCCTGAATCAGCAATATCAATACATCCAATAATGTTCATTAAAGT from Maledivibacter sp. includes the following:
- a CDS encoding ABC transporter ATP-binding protein, producing the protein MIYMEDIVKSYKMGKNILKVLKGVSIEIKKGEFVAVLGPSGSGKSTLMNIIGCIDIADSGKYVLSGQDIKAKNDDELAHIRNREIGFIFQKFNLLSKYTAEHNVAFPLLLRGIDKIEAHQRAREVLDSVGLGDRTDHKPFELSGGQQQRVSIARALVGEPNILLADEPTGALDSKTGEEILDLFVELNKRGNTIVMITHDLDIAKRAGRIINVRDGEVYE